In one Epinephelus lanceolatus isolate andai-2023 chromosome 19, ASM4190304v1, whole genome shotgun sequence genomic region, the following are encoded:
- the LOC117270141 gene encoding uncharacterized protein LOC117270141, whose protein sequence is MTQFTQFAVEVRQQMADINARLISLEEHSRNCSSGEEPTRKKRRVHNSKIAETVRRLHNSEGNNRRYEPEQGLSSPHNEAVTSHSVAALTASPDMDGVDRGVLLSACKTYYETVRRNFRYSQPDLADQAAAI, encoded by the exons ATGACACAGTTCACGCAGTTTGCAGTTGAGGTGAGGCAGCAAATGGCTGACATCAATGCCAGACTGATTTCCCTGGAGGAGCACAGCCGAAACTGTTCTTCAGGAGAAGAGCCCACCAGGAAAAAAAGACGAGTGCACAATTCAAAAATTGCG gAAACGGTCCGGCGCCTTCACAACAGTGAAGGAAATAACAGGCGTTATGAACCGGAGCAAGG actgAGCTCTCCCCACAATGAGGCAGTGACCTCACATTCGGTGGCAGCCCTGACTGCAAGTCCAGACATGGACGGCGTGGACAGGGGAGTCCTTTTAT CGGCCTGTAAGACATACTATGAGACTGTCCGGAGGAACTTCAGGTACAGTCAACCAGACCTTGCGGACCAGGCAGCAGCCATTTAG